DNA sequence from the Callospermophilus lateralis isolate mCalLat2 chromosome 2, mCalLat2.hap1, whole genome shotgun sequence genome:
ACATTTGCATCGTGGAAAACCATGATGGTTCACAATGTGTAAACTTTATTCCTTTTATTATATCCTTAAACTAGAAATACACATCTCTGTATATTTAGAACTCTAGTAAGCTCACAAACCAGGTGAGCGAGCAGATTATTCTTTAGATAATGGGCCAGAACAGATGCTCTGAATTTAAAATAGTCCAAAATTTGCATTTCACATTATCttcatatttaataataaaatgagGTTACAATAAAGTAGAAAAACAGTAAAAGAGTGTACagtgttatttattttcttcaacTGAGGACTTCCTTAGACATGGAGTTCCCAGACAATCAAGCTCCTGACTTATCCCTCCTCATTGTGGCCAGTTAAAAAGAAAGGCCTGACAGGGAAACTCAAGGAACCAGCAGGGTATGTCCATATAAGGGAACTCATGGCAACATTCAAAAAACTCACACTTTTGCTCTTAAAATCAAGGAACACACCAATCCGGCCCAGAGGCTTCTCTATATACTGGCAAGTCACTGGGGGAGAGGTCAAAATTCTATAATGATCACCTTCTTTCATGCACAGTAGGAGGAATATTTCCTTAGTGGCAAGCATAGTGCCAATATTTTTCCAGAACAATTTACAGACTCCCACCGCCCAGTCCCAAGAGTTATCCACATCCAGCTCCCAGTAGTGTTGCCCAGAGATGAAGATATGGGCTCCCCATGCAGCAAAATAGTTGGATCTGTCAGAATTCAGAGATGCATCTTGACGGTCTTGTCTAAGTACAAATGTTCTCACATCCTCAAAAAGCCTGATATTATGATTGCTTATTTCATTACTGAGGGAAATTTCCACTGTGAAAAGAAAAGAATACTCCAttcaaaatttattataaaaaataaagttatcagGGGAAAAGATGGATCAATgagtataaaattataattagGTAATAGTAAGTTCTTGTGTGGTATTATACAGTAGTATGATTTTAGAAAACCATGATGTTCTGTACATTTAAAAAAGCTATAAGAAAGTAGTTTGCATGTttttaccaaaaacaaaaatgataaatgtttaaggagatAGATATGTTTAACTTGAAATATCACACAGAAGCCCATAGATATCTCTAATTTCTACTTTTGTGtatcagttaaaaacaaatttaagtttaaaaagtaaaagtaaattaTCTCTGATAAGACAGTCTAGCATTTCATTGAGAAGTAGGACAAGACTACAAAGGCTTTTCTAGCTAGAAAAATAACAGATtcaaattcaaaatataaaaatatatgtataataataaaatttgtgAAAAATCCATGAATTATAAAGAGGagggaggctttttttttttttttttttttttttggtactggagatagaaccttagggccttattaagttgctttgaacttgcaatcctcctgcctcagactccgaaGCTCCTGGAATTGCAGTCAAGTGCCACTGCACAAagtgcgttttttttttttttacaagtaatTTATTAGAAATGTGAATGGAATTTATTCATTCACTAACTTTCTCTTACTTTTGTCTATATTATGGCAGCACGGTTATTTATAAATACCTATTCTATCATCACCTATCATTTAAATACCTGTCCCGGAAAGATGCCTTTTCTCTCTTAAGTGAGAGATCAATAAAGGGGGAAACAATCTCAATAGAAAACTATCCCTGAACTGCACTCTCCATAGTCAGTCCAACCAGTGGGCTGACACTCACCACGACAGAGGTTGAGCCTGTCTATCAGTCCTGTGATGGGTTTTATGCTGAGCACTGGTCTCACAGGATGAGGCATATGCTGTTGCACTGTCTCACTCCTAGAAGAAGGAGAATGCAGTTAGTCATTTGAGTGCTAAAGAATTCACCACAGTGCTTGAGGAAAGACATACGCATGCAACTGAAAATGCTCCCTCCTTGTGAATTACTCCCATAAACATCTTCTACAACTGTACCATTGTTAGGGTATTAttccttcttttctctttgctttcatgCACCCAGTGCCCTGACTCCCAAAGGTACTTGCCCCACTCATCTACTACTGGAAAAAAATACTCTATGTAGCTAAAGATTTTTAGGGCTTTGGATCCTAAAATTGCAAGTAGCTGCCTTCTAGCAAATTCTGCAGGGCAGAAATTATGtgcattaaaacacacacacacacacacatacttgtatTCAAAAGTTTTTGAGAACCCTAGATAATGTTCTATATACTAAAGTTATGCATATACATTTATAATgcaatataatacatatatttgatataattttcaaatgttcTTTAATTGTGGAGCCAGTGATACCACTTTGACAGGTATggataaaaaatcatttttttcctcaATATTCTAACTTCTGATGAATTCTTATCCTCTCTTCTGCAAGTCAATGTTTATTTTCCACATGGGTCTGTGGCAGAATCTCCATTTCTTAATTGAGGGTCATTTTCAGTATTTACAGATAATTCTTACTCTTTGCTTATGTGTCATAATTTAACCTCATCTAATATATAATGGCTTTATTTTGTTAGGAAAAAAGTTTTATCTTTCACAGCCCTCCTATCATTTCAGTTCAGGTTGAAAGCCAAATTTACCTTATCAATAGGTCTCCCAAATCctgtaaggaggaaaaaaaaaaagataagaatcCTTCCAAAATACCAATCACAACCATGCCCAAGCCCCTTAAAttggattttcttttcctttctaaaGTATAATCCCAGTACAACACATAGATATCATCTAAATTTGATGCATTTGGAACCCTAGGAGTGAGTAAAAGACATGGTTACCACAGTAAGTGGGCACTGCTGTAACCATCAGCTGTCTGCCAAGAGGTCTGTCCAAGGACTTTTTCCAAACAGCTGAGGTATTGCAAAATAGAGCCTACTTAAATTCAGGATATGCAAAGACAATGGCCAAGGAAATGTTACCTTTCCCCAAATATTGCTCATTCCAGACAAAAATAAAATGTCCACAATAATATTGTTATTAGAAATGAGATAAATCAGAATTTTAGAAGAGATTATTCTCTGGGGATGCTATTCTTACAATTCTGTACAACTTGTTCGTGGTTAGGAATTAGTTCGTTATGCACATTTGTGGAATGGCCTCCATCACAAGTATGGAAGGtggcaaaatatatttttagtactGAAGAGACAATGAAGACTAAAGATGTGTCAAAGATGGAGTTTAAACCAACAAAGTCTTTACCTGGAGCAGCTTTTCCCCTGATTTATGGCACATTCTCATCAGCTCCTCATACATTCCTTTTAGGTGTTTCTCAGTTTGAACCATTTTAGCTTCACTTCTCTTGAGTTGCTCTACAATATTTTCATCTTCCTTTTGTAGTCTCTGCAAATGCTTTTGTTCCTCCATGCAGAGGACCGGGTACagcttcctgtactcagtcttgaTCATGTTTTCCTGATGACGTACATAACTCTGCAGGGATGTGAATTTCCTGGGTCACACACTCAGGACAACTGCAACCTCCTTCCTTCCTTAACCCTCACCTGTTTCTCTCTGGCTCATTCCTCTACCAATCAGCTATATATATCCTCAATTCAGGTCCTCCTAATCCTCAGAATccacaattttttatttattttcctctatTAATAAAAAAGAGCAATCTACTTTTCCTCAAAATGTGTCCATCCAGAAATTTTTCAAAAGTGCTTGTCTTTAGCAAGTTTCTGAGATACCTGGAAAATTCCCTTTAATAGGTAATTCCTTTATATACCCTTCAAATCTGAAAGACTACTTTTAAATCACTGACA
Encoded proteins:
- the LOC143387933 gene encoding tripartite motif-containing protein 43B-like, whose protein sequence is MESEIPRPFQKELTCSICMKYLMDPVTIGCGHSFCWPCLCLSWEEAQIPACCHVCQRPSQQRDFKPDICVKRMSLLARQASLRQILSSKEHICVTHQEAKKIFCEEDKNLLCLLCSNSQEHRGHRHCPIEEAAEEYREKLLKQMRSLWGKIQENKRNLNEEKRKILTWDVSIRENMIKTEYRKLYPVLCMEEQKHLQRLQKEDENIVEQLKRSEAKMVQTEKHLKGMYEELMRMCHKSGEKLLQDLGDLLIRSETVQQHMPHPVRPVLSIKPITGLIDRLNLCRVEISLSNEISNHNIRLFEDVRTFVLRQDRQDASLNSDRSNYFAAWGAHIFISGQHYWELDVDNSWDWAVGVCKLFWKNIGTMLATKEIFLLLCMKEGDHYRILTSPPVTCQYIEKPLGRIGVFLDFKSKSVSFLNVAMSSLIWTYPAGSLSFPVRPFFLTGHNEEG